A portion of the Pedobacter cryoconitis genome contains these proteins:
- a CDS encoding type I polyketide synthase, which yields MENLKIIGITPFEKPDTELAIALDQAGIFPVLNLGYQLPEAIQALNKLVQKGVTDFGVCIPSSDLTTIVLPAQVSLIIVPDGVGFQHKPGIKLVRQVYDLESAREAKAAAADGIIVKGNEGAGKVGHESSFVLFQRIIQEIKDIPVWVQGGVGVHTAAALIAQGAAGIILDSQLVLFPECSAPKAIKDSCAKLSGTETRLFGNYRVLSRPNSPVIEQDITPKELIAYFTDFDLDKSYLPLGQDITLSADLFSSYKKLSKLVFGIKEAIYGHLNQAKSINVISPENPLAKELNLTYPIAQGPMTRVSDVAQFADAVSGAGALSFIALSLLKGETAKNLIKETKRLAGTKTWGVGILGFAPQELRDEQMQYILEEKPPVVLIAGGRPSQAKPLEKAGIKTFLHVPSASLLDMFLKEGARRFVFEGRECGGHVGPLSSMVLWEKQIERLLKEDNPEQISVFFAGGIHDAFSTAFISIMAAPLAAKGVKVGVLMGTAYLYTKEAVSTGAIQEKFQQQAVQASDTILLETAPGHETRCLKSPFSDFFSEEKVKLQQSGIDKKEIWAKLETLNVGRLRIAAKGIERRGDKLVTINEAEQLTLGMYMIGQIAALQNKVVSLLELHQDVAEGNYQHVLNAALSVPPEKTGKSLDVAIVGMACIFPGAKNLEEYWSNIILGKDSVTEVPDERWNKELYYDPESTAGDMSHSKWGGFIPQIDFDPVEFGIPPQSLAAIEPTQLLTLMVAKQAMENAGYLDGGYDQENVSVIIGAEGGNDLANSYGFRCFYKQVFGEMPAEIDQALPKMTEDSFPGILANVISGRVANRLNLGGRNFTVDAACASSLAAVDLACQELFLGKSDMVLAGGADLHNGINDYLMFSSTHALSRKGRCATFDAEADGIALGEGIAMVVLKRHEDALRDGDRIYSVIKGVGGSSDGKSLGLTAPRKNGQVQALERAYDQAGITPSVVGLVEAHGTGTVVGDRTELSALTDKFIQSGAIAGQVHLGSVKTQIGHTKCAAGLAGLIKASLSVYHGIKPPTINLKNPNSYYNVKTSPFAFHTEAGLWSEEKRYAGVSAFGFGGTNFHAVIENKTPVNTMVPTLKTWPSELFVFRGDTYEEAKTKLTAVKTLLDSNAQVDLKDIAYSLAMADQKPIQLCIVADRQEDLNMKVELTLSGIESKDTYATKNKAGKVAFMFPGQGSQRINMARDLFVIFPAMRGLLKDLPEYEKVLFPDAVFDANLLKAQKEAIKDTRMAQPLLGIVNLAIANFLRELGIVPDMVAGHSYGELPALCFAGAFAEDQLVELSSARAKAILDAVEGEDTGAMIAVNAKQEELQKIISGLTDIYAVNYNSPLQCVLAGTTPAIQQLMETLKAAKISFRALEVACAFHSPLVVKSKELYQQVLADVQFNELNLPVWSNTTAREYPAQAVQIKERLTDHLIKPVKFVDQVQEMYAAGARIFIEVGPGKVLSGLTKACLGKDEILMHAEDNGLNKLTHLLGMLASYLSTGRTVHIEKLFEGRGARLLNLNEPALYKKSPTVWFVNGQHAIPSNGKLPANGALPIIQPIQMKNRELRSESSQNAHSTSDLMMQEYLNSMKLLIQAQRDVMLTFLGQNVPFNQGLANPVALPQPVFAQPVPQAAAYQAAAPQAVIQQPAAAVQQAEQKDVKLALLKIVSDKTGYPQEMLGMEMDLEADLSIDSIKRLEIIGALRTELGSFSSTQSEDTVMEQLASIKTLKGLVNWITENAAPASTNVSATINIEVTVNGNQPKFSAEELRAAILSVVSEKTGYPEEMLGMDLDLEADLSIDSIKRMEIIGELKLKIGFSQGQEQDDDIMEKLAAIKTLNGLVNWISDIDSETNEILTEAKKIIEETLVDNSSLEKLSRLRFELTPAAVSDIEAAILKGQRFAITDDGNGQAIKIKNLFKKSGALVDVISAGDDLESYQGLIILNMFTTAKKSSIIDHFAMIKQLNFEKVKWVYMISDIRSHLNDSADVEMLRLYQGYSGFFKSLDREYENTKCRIVSLETKMSGEAIANITLNEILNPDKPSEIIYHDQKRQIMELIPAELVTGLEESHIQLDKDAVVLVLGGAQGITAELMIHFAKDFPCNYILVGRSADPKSAVQGVAASLKTKDEIRSFLVQQGELKKPAEIEQETARIYKNNQILHSIAMLESGGSKVVYESMDLRDEEGLNRFVDSVYKEYGRIDGVVHGAGLLEDKLFHSKTSASFERVFDTKVTPLRVLAEKLKAETQFVILFSSIASVYGNRGQTDYAAANSVMDKYAWALKQKINGKVLAINWGPWKGAGMVSPTLEKEYERRGIALIPLQDGMETFLNELKYGKESQVLIMAGNNW from the coding sequence ATGGAAAATCTTAAGATAATCGGAATAACTCCATTTGAGAAGCCAGATACCGAACTTGCAATTGCTTTAGATCAAGCAGGAATATTTCCTGTACTTAATCTTGGCTATCAGCTCCCTGAAGCAATCCAGGCATTGAATAAATTAGTACAAAAAGGTGTGACAGACTTTGGAGTCTGTATTCCGTCTTCTGATTTGACAACTATTGTTCTTCCTGCACAAGTAAGCCTGATCATTGTTCCTGATGGTGTCGGATTTCAGCACAAACCAGGAATTAAACTGGTTCGCCAGGTCTATGATCTGGAGTCGGCCAGGGAAGCTAAAGCCGCTGCTGCTGATGGGATTATTGTGAAAGGAAATGAAGGCGCGGGAAAGGTTGGACACGAATCATCCTTTGTGCTTTTTCAACGAATTATACAAGAAATAAAAGATATTCCTGTCTGGGTACAAGGTGGTGTAGGCGTACATACTGCTGCTGCTTTAATCGCTCAGGGAGCCGCTGGGATTATATTGGATAGTCAGCTGGTTTTATTTCCAGAATGCAGTGCACCGAAAGCAATCAAAGATAGCTGTGCTAAATTAAGCGGTACCGAGACCAGGTTATTTGGCAATTACCGTGTGTTATCCCGCCCAAACTCACCTGTAATTGAACAGGATATTACCCCGAAAGAACTTATTGCTTATTTTACTGACTTCGATCTGGATAAGAGTTATCTTCCTTTAGGGCAGGATATTACACTGTCTGCAGATCTCTTTAGCAGCTATAAAAAACTAAGTAAGCTCGTATTTGGTATCAAAGAAGCCATTTACGGACATTTAAATCAGGCAAAATCAATCAATGTAATCAGTCCTGAGAACCCACTAGCTAAAGAACTTAACCTAACCTATCCGATTGCACAAGGCCCGATGACCAGGGTAAGCGATGTTGCACAATTTGCAGATGCTGTATCTGGTGCTGGCGCTTTATCCTTCATCGCTTTATCCTTACTCAAAGGAGAAACCGCAAAAAACCTGATTAAGGAAACTAAAAGACTCGCAGGTACAAAGACCTGGGGAGTAGGTATTCTGGGTTTTGCGCCGCAAGAACTGCGTGACGAGCAAATGCAATATATACTAGAAGAAAAACCACCAGTAGTTTTAATCGCAGGAGGCCGTCCATCACAAGCAAAACCATTGGAGAAAGCAGGCATCAAAACATTTCTGCATGTGCCTTCAGCATCTCTGCTCGACATGTTCTTAAAAGAAGGAGCCCGGAGATTTGTTTTTGAAGGCCGCGAATGCGGAGGCCACGTTGGCCCGCTATCCAGTATGGTCCTGTGGGAAAAACAAATTGAACGTTTACTGAAAGAGGACAACCCGGAGCAAATCAGTGTATTTTTTGCCGGAGGTATCCATGATGCTTTCTCTACTGCATTTATCTCGATTATGGCTGCCCCACTTGCCGCAAAAGGCGTAAAAGTCGGTGTATTGATGGGAACTGCTTATTTATACACCAAAGAAGCCGTAAGTACCGGAGCTATTCAGGAGAAATTTCAGCAGCAGGCTGTACAAGCGAGTGACACCATATTATTGGAAACAGCTCCTGGCCATGAAACAAGATGCCTTAAATCTCCATTCTCTGATTTCTTCAGTGAAGAGAAGGTCAAACTTCAGCAATCAGGGATAGATAAAAAAGAGATATGGGCAAAACTGGAAACGCTGAATGTAGGGCGTTTAAGAATTGCAGCCAAAGGAATAGAGCGCAGAGGAGATAAACTGGTTACGATCAACGAAGCCGAACAGCTTACCCTGGGGATGTATATGATTGGCCAGATTGCCGCGTTGCAAAATAAAGTAGTTTCATTGCTTGAGCTGCACCAGGATGTAGCCGAAGGTAACTATCAGCATGTACTGAATGCTGCACTTTCTGTTCCACCAGAAAAAACCGGAAAATCTCTGGATGTTGCTATCGTAGGAATGGCTTGTATTTTCCCGGGAGCAAAAAATCTGGAAGAATACTGGAGCAATATTATTTTAGGAAAAGACAGTGTGACCGAGGTTCCTGATGAACGCTGGAACAAAGAATTATATTATGATCCGGAATCTACAGCAGGTGATATGTCACACTCTAAATGGGGTGGCTTTATTCCTCAAATAGACTTTGACCCAGTTGAATTTGGTATTCCGCCACAATCACTGGCGGCCATAGAACCTACCCAGCTGCTAACGCTGATGGTGGCTAAACAAGCTATGGAAAATGCAGGCTATCTGGATGGCGGTTATGATCAGGAAAATGTATCTGTAATTATTGGTGCCGAAGGTGGTAACGATCTGGCAAACAGCTATGGATTCAGATGTTTCTATAAACAAGTATTCGGAGAGATGCCAGCCGAAATCGATCAGGCGCTGCCTAAAATGACAGAAGACTCTTTCCCGGGTATTCTGGCTAACGTAATTTCAGGAAGAGTAGCCAACAGGCTAAACCTCGGCGGACGTAACTTTACCGTAGACGCAGCCTGTGCATCCTCTCTTGCAGCAGTTGATTTAGCTTGTCAGGAACTATTTTTAGGTAAATCTGATATGGTACTGGCAGGTGGAGCCGATTTACACAATGGGATCAATGATTACCTGATGTTTTCAAGCACACATGCACTTTCACGTAAAGGCAGGTGCGCAACTTTTGATGCTGAAGCAGATGGGATTGCCTTGGGTGAAGGTATAGCTATGGTCGTCTTAAAAAGACATGAAGATGCTTTGAGAGACGGAGACCGTATTTATTCAGTCATTAAAGGTGTTGGCGGTTCAAGTGACGGTAAAAGTTTAGGCTTGACTGCACCGCGTAAAAACGGGCAGGTACAAGCGCTGGAACGTGCTTATGATCAGGCTGGGATTACGCCTTCAGTAGTTGGACTGGTTGAAGCGCATGGAACAGGAACTGTAGTAGGTGACCGCACAGAATTAAGTGCGTTGACGGATAAATTTATTCAATCTGGCGCAATAGCCGGACAAGTGCACCTGGGCTCTGTAAAAACTCAGATCGGGCATACTAAATGTGCTGCTGGCCTTGCTGGTCTGATTAAAGCATCCCTGTCAGTTTATCATGGCATTAAACCACCAACAATCAATCTGAAAAATCCAAATAGCTATTATAATGTGAAAACCAGTCCATTTGCTTTTCATACTGAAGCAGGATTGTGGTCTGAAGAAAAACGTTATGCAGGAGTGAGTGCATTTGGCTTTGGCGGAACTAATTTTCATGCCGTAATTGAGAATAAAACCCCCGTAAATACAATGGTGCCGACCTTGAAAACGTGGCCTTCAGAGCTTTTTGTTTTCAGAGGCGATACTTATGAAGAAGCGAAAACCAAGCTAACAGCAGTTAAAACATTATTAGACAGCAATGCACAGGTTGACTTAAAAGATATCGCTTACAGTCTGGCTATGGCCGATCAAAAACCAATACAATTATGTATTGTCGCTGACCGGCAGGAAGACCTGAATATGAAGGTAGAACTTACGCTATCTGGTATTGAAAGTAAAGATACTTATGCCACTAAAAACAAAGCTGGTAAAGTAGCTTTTATGTTTCCCGGACAGGGCAGTCAGCGTATTAATATGGCAAGAGACCTTTTTGTCATCTTCCCGGCCATGCGGGGATTATTAAAAGACTTACCTGAATATGAAAAAGTACTGTTTCCAGATGCAGTATTTGATGCCAACTTGCTCAAAGCACAAAAAGAAGCCATTAAAGACACCCGCATGGCGCAACCACTACTGGGAATTGTCAACCTGGCTATTGCTAACTTCCTGAGAGAACTGGGGATTGTACCAGACATGGTTGCCGGACACAGTTATGGAGAATTGCCAGCGCTATGTTTTGCTGGTGCATTTGCTGAAGATCAATTGGTAGAACTCAGTTCAGCAAGAGCAAAAGCTATTCTGGATGCTGTTGAAGGCGAAGATACCGGAGCAATGATTGCGGTAAATGCCAAACAAGAAGAGCTGCAGAAAATCATTTCTGGCTTAACTGATATTTATGCTGTTAATTACAATTCACCACTGCAATGTGTGCTTGCAGGAACCACACCTGCAATTCAGCAGCTGATGGAAACCCTTAAAGCAGCCAAAATATCTTTCAGAGCATTAGAAGTTGCCTGTGCATTCCACAGCCCGCTGGTTGTTAAATCAAAAGAACTTTATCAGCAAGTATTAGCGGATGTTCAGTTCAATGAGCTGAATTTACCCGTATGGTCGAATACTACTGCAAGAGAGTACCCTGCACAAGCAGTACAAATTAAAGAAAGACTGACAGATCATCTGATCAAACCAGTGAAATTTGTAGATCAGGTGCAAGAAATGTACGCTGCAGGAGCCAGAATCTTCATCGAAGTCGGCCCGGGTAAAGTATTGTCCGGTCTCACCAAAGCCTGCCTGGGTAAAGACGAAATTCTGATGCATGCTGAAGACAACGGGTTGAATAAGCTGACCCATCTTTTAGGAATGCTGGCCAGTTATCTCTCTACCGGACGTACCGTCCACATCGAAAAATTATTTGAAGGCCGCGGCGCAAGATTATTAAATCTCAATGAACCAGCATTGTATAAAAAAAGCCCTACAGTCTGGTTCGTTAACGGCCAGCATGCAATTCCTTCTAACGGGAAATTGCCAGCTAACGGGGCGTTACCTATCATACAACCTATCCAAATGAAAAACAGAGAATTAAGATCAGAATCCTCACAAAACGCTCACTCTACCAGTGATTTGATGATGCAGGAATATCTGAACAGTATGAAATTATTAATTCAGGCACAGCGGGATGTCATGCTTACCTTTTTAGGACAAAATGTTCCTTTTAACCAAGGATTAGCTAATCCCGTAGCTTTACCGCAGCCTGTTTTCGCGCAACCAGTACCGCAGGCAGCCGCTTACCAGGCAGCAGCGCCGCAAGCAGTTATACAACAACCAGCAGCAGCGGTTCAGCAGGCAGAACAAAAGGATGTTAAACTTGCTTTATTAAAGATTGTAAGTGATAAAACAGGCTATCCGCAAGAAATGCTGGGCATGGAAATGGATCTGGAAGCCGATCTGAGTATTGACTCTATTAAACGCCTGGAAATTATAGGTGCCTTGCGCACCGAATTAGGAAGCTTTAGCAGTACGCAGAGTGAAGATACAGTGATGGAGCAACTTGCCAGTATTAAAACCTTAAAAGGGTTGGTCAACTGGATCACAGAAAACGCAGCACCAGCCAGTACCAACGTCTCTGCAACCATCAATATAGAAGTTACCGTTAATGGTAATCAACCTAAGTTTTCAGCAGAAGAGCTCAGAGCAGCAATCCTGTCTGTAGTGAGCGAAAAAACAGGCTATCCTGAAGAAATGCTGGGAATGGATCTTGATCTGGAAGCCGATTTAAGTATTGATTCCATCAAAAGAATGGAGATCATCGGTGAACTGAAACTGAAAATTGGCTTTAGCCAGGGGCAGGAGCAGGATGATGATATCATGGAGAAACTGGCAGCCATTAAAACGCTGAACGGACTGGTGAACTGGATCTCGGACATTGACTCAGAAACCAACGAGATACTCACAGAAGCAAAAAAAATCATAGAAGAAACCCTGGTAGATAATTCGAGTCTGGAAAAACTATCCAGATTACGTTTTGAACTCACTCCGGCAGCAGTATCTGATATTGAAGCGGCTATCCTTAAAGGACAGCGTTTTGCCATCACTGATGACGGTAACGGACAGGCTATCAAGATCAAAAATCTGTTTAAGAAAAGCGGTGCTTTGGTAGATGTGATATCGGCTGGTGATGATTTGGAAAGCTACCAGGGATTGATTATCCTGAATATGTTTACCACAGCAAAGAAATCAAGTATCATAGATCATTTTGCAATGATCAAACAACTGAATTTTGAAAAGGTAAAATGGGTTTATATGATTTCTGATATCAGAAGTCATCTGAATGACAGTGCCGATGTAGAAATGCTGAGACTTTACCAAGGCTATTCGGGCTTCTTCAAAAGCCTGGACAGAGAGTATGAAAATACCAAATGCAGAATTGTGAGCCTGGAAACGAAAATGTCTGGTGAAGCTATTGCCAACATTACCCTGAATGAAATCTTAAACCCTGATAAACCATCAGAGATTATTTACCATGACCAAAAAAGACAGATCATGGAATTGATTCCTGCAGAATTGGTTACCGGGCTTGAAGAATCTCATATCCAGTTGGATAAAGACGCAGTTGTACTGGTTTTGGGGGGCGCTCAGGGAATTACAGCAGAGCTGATGATTCACTTTGCCAAAGACTTCCCTTGTAACTATATCCTGGTTGGCCGTTCGGCAGATCCAAAATCAGCTGTTCAGGGCGTAGCTGCATCCTTAAAAACAAAAGATGAAATCAGGAGCTTCCTGGTGCAGCAGGGTGAACTTAAAAAACCAGCTGAAATAGAGCAGGAAACGGCCCGGATTTATAAAAATAATCAAATCCTGCACAGCATTGCCATGCTCGAAAGCGGAGGCTCTAAAGTAGTTTATGAATCCATGGATCTGCGTGATGAAGAAGGCCTGAACCGCTTCGTTGACAGTGTATACAAAGAATATGGCCGTATTGATGGCGTGGTACATGGTGCAGGACTATTAGAGGATAAACTGTTCCACAGTAAAACATCAGCATCTTTTGAACGCGTATTTGATACCAAAGTCACTCCTTTAAGAGTACTTGCAGAAAAACTAAAAGCTGAAACTCAATTTGTCATTCTCTTTTCAAGCATAGCTTCTGTTTACGGAAACCGCGGGCAAACAGATTACGCTGCTGCAAATAGTGTAATGGATAAATACGCCTGGGCATTGAAGCAGAAAATTAATGGAAAAGTACTGGCTATCAACTGGGGCCCCTGGAAAGGAGCCGGTATGGTTTCTCCAACACTGGAAAAAGAATATGAAAGAAGAGGCATAGCCCTGATTCCATTGCAAGACGGTATGGAAACGTTCTTAAATGAACTTAAATATGGAAAAGAAAGCCAGGTACTGATTATGGCTGGAAATAACTGGTAG
- a CDS encoding peroxiredoxin family protein, whose amino-acid sequence MKLLITCLTVIFFSLSASAQDIGSKIPNAIFYNRDNTPFSTYNIPNGKKSLIIFFDATCEHCQKVVAQMSKRTKELKNVNVYMISQDEYRSIDYFMTNFGKPFLQQKNVKVVQDRDHVFIMAFHPKQYPAIYLYNADKSLAFTSSNQNDVPKFFKLINP is encoded by the coding sequence ATGAAATTATTAATAACTTGTCTTACTGTTATCTTTTTCTCTCTTTCTGCTTCAGCGCAGGACATCGGTTCAAAAATACCTAACGCTATCTTTTACAACAGAGATAATACCCCCTTTTCTACTTACAATATTCCCAATGGTAAAAAGTCACTGATTATCTTTTTTGATGCAACCTGTGAACACTGTCAGAAGGTGGTTGCGCAAATGAGTAAAAGGACAAAGGAATTGAAAAACGTAAATGTCTACATGATTTCACAAGATGAGTACAGATCTATCGATTACTTCATGACTAATTTTGGAAAGCCATTTTTACAGCAAAAAAATGTAAAGGTAGTTCAGGATCGTGACCATGTATTTATTATGGCCTTTCATCCCAAACAATACCCTGCTATTTATTTATACAACGCAGATAAAAGTCTGGCTTTTACTTCGAGTAATCAAAATGATGTCCCTAAGTTTTTTAAGCTGATTAATCCTTAG
- a CDS encoding sulfatase-like hydrolase/transferase, translated as MGKIIEDWLSKAVFIYSFGLFFLLYRSTLYFPSFEPLTFICFFAAYGLINYTILFIQKKLGLYEYGSLWLIFSWIILLFIDRFLDLLSKFIDPSFFHLAYVIMLIIILCLIIGLISKKTGSRKLRKLYPVMNVFIFILIGLTLLSGIKLDQQEKKHATALTNRKLPSVEIKNNKDLIWILLDEYADPASLKTQFKFHSYLVDSLETKGFFVFDTLRSRSDATVHSINSLFNLDDSIPRPNYSYATNGLNQNLWIKSLQQKGYEFVNLDFFNIGGHPKFYLLRFFTDNYTDQLIDGSVFSILLNKIIKKDMPADQYNQKIISAFKLKVREKRAKPAFIWVHLLIPHEPFYRDANGQLNKDPVLDVNSSSHAKVASQYTAYLNYGNKVVLEMLNGIPDWRNKTIVISGDHGARMIVPDNDPRRKQTFGAIYYPDMDKKELNKIKYMQQIPFHLH; from the coding sequence ATGGGAAAAATTATAGAAGACTGGCTCAGCAAAGCAGTGTTTATTTATAGTTTTGGTTTGTTTTTTCTCCTTTATAGAAGCACGCTGTATTTTCCATCATTTGAGCCATTAACTTTTATCTGTTTTTTTGCAGCGTATGGTCTGATTAATTATACCATTCTTTTTATCCAGAAAAAACTGGGACTTTATGAATATGGGTCATTGTGGCTCATATTCTCCTGGATAATCTTATTGTTTATAGATCGGTTTTTAGATCTTTTGAGCAAATTTATTGATCCATCTTTTTTTCATTTAGCGTATGTCATCATGCTGATCATTATACTTTGTTTAATAATAGGTCTGATCAGTAAGAAAACGGGCTCCCGGAAACTGAGGAAATTGTATCCAGTTATGAATGTTTTTATTTTTATCCTCATAGGTTTGACTTTGCTTTCCGGGATAAAACTTGATCAGCAAGAAAAAAAACATGCTACTGCTTTGACTAACAGAAAACTACCCTCTGTTGAAATTAAGAATAATAAAGATCTGATATGGATACTACTTGATGAATATGCTGACCCTGCTAGTTTGAAAACTCAGTTCAAGTTTCATAGTTATCTGGTGGATTCTCTGGAAACAAAAGGTTTTTTTGTTTTTGATACGCTTCGCTCACGCAGCGATGCAACTGTTCATTCAATTAATAGTCTTTTTAATCTAGATGATAGTATTCCCAGGCCAAATTACAGTTATGCTACGAATGGATTAAATCAAAACTTATGGATAAAATCCTTGCAGCAAAAAGGATATGAATTTGTTAACCTTGATTTTTTTAACATTGGCGGGCATCCTAAATTTTATTTACTGAGGTTTTTTACAGATAACTATACAGATCAGCTTATAGATGGGTCTGTTTTTTCTATCTTACTAAATAAAATCATTAAAAAAGATATGCCTGCTGATCAGTATAATCAGAAAATAATTAGTGCCTTTAAGTTAAAGGTCCGTGAAAAAAGAGCTAAACCAGCTTTTATCTGGGTACATTTATTGATACCGCATGAACCATTTTACAGAGATGCAAATGGGCAGCTTAATAAAGATCCTGTTTTAGATGTTAACTCTTCTTCACACGCAAAGGTAGCTAGTCAATATACAGCCTATCTCAACTATGGTAATAAAGTAGTGCTGGAAATGTTAAATGGAATTCCGGACTGGAGAAATAAAACGATTGTTATTTCGGGAGATCATGGCGCAAGGATGATTGTGCCTGATAACGACCCCAGAAGAAAACAAACATTTGGTGCAATCTATTATCCTGATATGGATAAAAAAGAATTGAACAAAATTAAGTATATGCAGCAAATCCCGTTTCATCTTCATTAA